The Apium graveolens cultivar Ventura chromosome 11, ASM990537v1, whole genome shotgun sequence genome has a window encoding:
- the LOC141698016 gene encoding calmodulin-like protein 3, whose amino-acid sequence MDPDELRRVFHMFDRNGDGKITKKELSDSLQNLGMFLSDKEVVQMIDKIDVNGDGFVDMEEFGALYQTIMDEKDEEEDMREAFNVFDQNRDGYITVDELRSVLASLGLKQGRTEEDCKAMIKKVDVDGDGKVNFLEFKQMMRGGGFAALETN is encoded by the coding sequence ATGGATCCTGATGAGCTACGTCGTGTATTTCATATGTTTGATCGAAATGGAGATGGAAAGATCACAAAGAAAGAGCTGAGCGACTCGTTGCAAAATCTGGGGATGTTTTTATCTGATAAGGAAGTCGTTCAAATGATTGATAAGATCGATGTAAATGGAGATGGATTCGTGGACATGGAAGAATTTGGAGCATTGTATCAAACAATAATGGATGAGAAAGATGAAGAAGAAGACATGAGAGAAGCATTCAACGTGTTTGACCAAAACCGCGATGGGTACATCACAGTGGATGAGTTGCGATCAGTGTTGGCTTCCTTGGGGTTGAAGCAGGGGAGGACCGAAGAAGATTGCAAGGCAATGATAAAGAAGGTGGATGTGGATGGGGACGGAAAAGTAAATTTCTTGGAGTTTAAACAGATGATGAGAGGTGGTGGATTTGCAGCATTAGAAACAAATTAA
- the LOC141698015 gene encoding NAC domain-containing protein 19-like: MSRETSKVQGFSSSNEHVDAKIVAEKEFGDNLPPGYYFLPSASLLILRYLVQRILGYPMASDIVKIMDYVELLDPDQLNLDEFRYCKDKEGYYITKKAERKTTDEETTIKTTTGHWKESKSNFDIFDKGQRVGFKNTFIFFQADGEETSWRLNEYTAIPDIFPVDALTDTVRAKIEEYVACRIRFKQVKLPEQIIYEDDVEE, from the exons ATGTCGAGAGAGACGTCTAAGGTTCAGGGATTCTCTTCTTCGAATGAACATGTTGATGCAAAAATAGTAGCAGAGAAAGAGTTTGGAGATAATTTACCTCCAGGATATTATTTTCTTCCTTCAGCTTCACTATTAATTCTACGATATTTAGTCCAGAGAATCTTAGGTTATCCGATGGCGTCTGATATTGTCAAGATCATGGATTATGTCGAGCTTCTAGACCCCGATCAGCTTAATTTAG ATGAGTTCAGGTACTGCAAAGACAAAGAGGGCTATTATATTACAAAGAAAGCAGAAAGAAAGACGACGGATGAAGAAACAACTATCAAGACAACAACCGGACACTGGAAGGAATCCAAATCAAATTTTGACATTTTTGACAAAGGTCAGAGGGTTGGATTCAagaatacttttatttttttccaagCAGACGGTGAAGAAACGTCTTGGAGATTGAATGAATACACAGCCATTCCTGATATCTTTCCAGTTGATGCCCTAACTGACACTGTTCGAGCTAAG ATAGAGGAATATGTAGCATGCAGAATTCGATTCAAACAAGTAAAATTACCAGAACAAATCATTTACGAAGATGATGTAGAAGAATGA